In a genomic window of Magnolia sinica isolate HGM2019 chromosome 16, MsV1, whole genome shotgun sequence:
- the LOC131229582 gene encoding putative MO25-like protein At5g47540 isoform X1, with amino-acid sequence MKGLFKSKPKTPAELVRQTRELLIYADLNSNPREAKREEKMAELSKLIRELKSILYGNSESEPVTEACTQLTQEFFKGNTLRLLIVCLPKLNLEARKDATQVVANLQRQQVQSRLIASDYLEANKDLMDLLISGYENMDIALHYGAMLRECIRHQSIARYVLESDHMRKFFDYIQLPNFDIASDASATFKELLTRHKSTVAEFLTKNYDWFFAEFNSKLLESENYITRRQAVKLLGDMLLDRSNSAVMMRYVCSKDNLRILMNLLRESSKNIQIEAFHVFKLFAANQNKPPEIASILVANRSKILRFFSNFKLDKEDEQFEADKAQVIREIASLEPRDQP; translated from the exons ATGAAGGGCCTCTTCAAATCCAAACCCAAGACCCCGGCCGAGCTCGTCCGCCAGACCCGCGAGCTCCTCATCTATGCCGACCTTAACTCGAATCCCCGGGAGGCGAAGCGGGAGGAGAAG ATGGCAGAACTAAGTAAACTCATTCGTGAGCTCAAATCAATTCTCTATGGCAATAGTGAATCAGAGCCAGTCACAGAAGCTTGTACACAGTTGACTCAGGAGTTCTTTAAAGGGAATACTCTTCGTCTCCTAATTGTTTGTCTTCCGAAATTGAACCTGGAG GCTCGTAAAGATGCGACTCAAGTTGTTGCTAATTTGCAAAGGCAGCAGGTTCAGTCCCGGCTGATTGCTTCTGATTACTTGGAAGCAAACAAAGATCTTATGGATCTTTTGATATCAGG gTATGAAAACATGGACATTGCATTACACTATGGTGCAATGTTGAGGGAGTGCATTCGACATCAAAGTATAGCAAG ATACGTCTTGGAGTCAGATCACATGAGGAAATTTTTCGATTATATACAGCTCCCAAATTTTGACATTGCTTCAGATGCCTCAGCAACATTTAAG GAGCTTTTGACAAGGCATAAATCAACAGTAGCTGAGTTTCTTACTAAAAATTATGATTGG TTTTTTGCAGAATTTAACTCAAAGCTGCTGGAGTCTGAAAATTACATCACTAGGCGACAAGCTGTCAAG CTTCTGGGCGACATGTTACTGGATCGTTCAAATTCTGCTGTTATGATGCGATATGTCTGCTCAAAAGATAACTTGAGGATCCTGATGAATCTTCTCAGG GAATCGAGTAAGAACATCCAAATAGAAGCATTTCATGTGTTTAAG CTATTTGCGGCTAATCAGAACAAGCCACCTGAAATCGCGAGCATACTTGTTGCGAATAGAAGCAAGATTCTCCGGTTCTTCAGCAACTTCAAGTTGGACAAAG AGGATGAGCAGTTTGAGGCGGATAAAGCACAGGTGATCCGAGAGATTGCCTCTTTGGAACCTAGAGACCAGCCCTGA
- the LOC131229582 gene encoding putative MO25-like protein At5g47540 isoform X2 yields the protein MKGLFKSKPKTPAELVRQTRELLIYADLNSNPREAKREEKMAELSKLIRELKSILYGNSESEPVTEACTQLTQEFFKGNTLRLLIVCLPKLNLEARKDATQVVANLQRQQVQSRLIASDYLEANKDLMDLLISGYVLESDHMRKFFDYIQLPNFDIASDASATFKELLTRHKSTVAEFLTKNYDWFFAEFNSKLLESENYITRRQAVKLLGDMLLDRSNSAVMMRYVCSKDNLRILMNLLRESSKNIQIEAFHVFKLFAANQNKPPEIASILVANRSKILRFFSNFKLDKEDEQFEADKAQVIREIASLEPRDQP from the exons ATGAAGGGCCTCTTCAAATCCAAACCCAAGACCCCGGCCGAGCTCGTCCGCCAGACCCGCGAGCTCCTCATCTATGCCGACCTTAACTCGAATCCCCGGGAGGCGAAGCGGGAGGAGAAG ATGGCAGAACTAAGTAAACTCATTCGTGAGCTCAAATCAATTCTCTATGGCAATAGTGAATCAGAGCCAGTCACAGAAGCTTGTACACAGTTGACTCAGGAGTTCTTTAAAGGGAATACTCTTCGTCTCCTAATTGTTTGTCTTCCGAAATTGAACCTGGAG GCTCGTAAAGATGCGACTCAAGTTGTTGCTAATTTGCAAAGGCAGCAGGTTCAGTCCCGGCTGATTGCTTCTGATTACTTGGAAGCAAACAAAGATCTTATGGATCTTTTGATATCAGG ATACGTCTTGGAGTCAGATCACATGAGGAAATTTTTCGATTATATACAGCTCCCAAATTTTGACATTGCTTCAGATGCCTCAGCAACATTTAAG GAGCTTTTGACAAGGCATAAATCAACAGTAGCTGAGTTTCTTACTAAAAATTATGATTGG TTTTTTGCAGAATTTAACTCAAAGCTGCTGGAGTCTGAAAATTACATCACTAGGCGACAAGCTGTCAAG CTTCTGGGCGACATGTTACTGGATCGTTCAAATTCTGCTGTTATGATGCGATATGTCTGCTCAAAAGATAACTTGAGGATCCTGATGAATCTTCTCAGG GAATCGAGTAAGAACATCCAAATAGAAGCATTTCATGTGTTTAAG CTATTTGCGGCTAATCAGAACAAGCCACCTGAAATCGCGAGCATACTTGTTGCGAATAGAAGCAAGATTCTCCGGTTCTTCAGCAACTTCAAGTTGGACAAAG AGGATGAGCAGTTTGAGGCGGATAAAGCACAGGTGATCCGAGAGATTGCCTCTTTGGAACCTAGAGACCAGCCCTGA